The Haloarcula rubripromontorii region CGTGGAGCTGTCGGAGGCCGGCGACGACCTGCCGGACCTCGTGGCCGATGTCGACCTCCAGACGCAGGAGCTTGTCCGCGCCCTCAACCGGCTCGGCGCTCCGAATCTCGCCGACGCGCATGTCGACGCCTTCGAAGTCCTCGAAGCTGATGCGCTCCTCGACAAGCGGCTGGAGGTCGGCGGCGTCCGCATCCCCGTCGTCCGCTTCGTCGCCGGCGTCCTCGCCGTCACCGTCGGACTCGTCATCGCTGGCCGCCGCAACGCGCTCCTGTAGTTCCTCGTTCAGCGCCTCGATGTGGTCGTCCTCGACCTGCTCGAACAGCTCCGCGGGCTCGCCGAACTCGGCTGGCGGCGCTTCGAGCGCGCTGTCGAGGGTCACGTCCGCGACAGAGCCCTGTTCGCCGAGCTGGCCCCAGAGGCGCTCGGCCTTGCCCGGCAGCACGGGCTGCATGAGCACCGCGACGGCCTTCGTCAGCTGGACGCAGTCGCGGATGACCTGTTCGGCGCGGTCAGGGTCGTCGTCGACGAGGTTCCACGGCTCGTTGCGCTGGATGTACTCGTTGCCGTAGTTCGACAGCTCGATGGCGATTTCGGCCAGTTCACGGATGTCGTACTCGCGGACGGCGGCCTCGAAGTCGTCGAGGGCGTCCTCGATGCGCTCGCGCACGTCGTCGCTGACAGCGGCGTCGGGCGTGCCGTCGTAGTTGCGCTCGGCGAACAACAGCGAGCGGTAGATGAAGTTGCCGACGTTGCCGACGAGTTCGCCGTTGACCCGCTCCTGGAAGCGGTCCCACGAGAAGTCCACGTCGGTGTCGATCTGTGCGCCGGTCGCGATGTAGTACCGGAACAGGTCGGGGTGGAAGCCCGCGTCGAGGTACTCGTCGGCCCAGACGGCGCGGTTACGCGAGGTCGAGAGGGCTTTGCCGTCGATGCCGACGAAGCCGGTCGCCAGAATCGCCCGGGGCTCGTTGTACCCTGCCCCGCGCAACATGGCGGGCCAGAAGACGGCGTGGTGCTGGATAATGTCGCGGCCGATGACGTGGATTATCTCGCCGTTGTCGTCGGTCCACTCGTCGTCCCATTCGGTGCCGTGGCGTTCCTCGCCGTCGACCGTCCAGACCCCTTCCCAGTCGTACTCGTCGTCGCCGACGCGCTCGGAGTACTGCTTCGTCGAGGCGACGTACTCGATTGGCGCGTCGACCCAGACGTACAGCACGAGGTCCTCGCCGCCGTCAACGTCTTCGGGATAGTCCACGCCCCAGTCCATGTCGCGGGTGATACAGAGGTCCTGGAGTTCGCCCTCGATCCACTCGCGGGGCTGGTTCTGGGCGTTGTCGGTCCCTTCGAGACGGTCGAGGAAGCCCTGGAGGTACTCCTGGAAGTCCGAGAGCCGGAGGAACTTGTGTTCGCGGGTGCGGTACTCGGCGGG contains the following coding sequences:
- the metG gene encoding methionine--tRNA ligase, which gives rise to MSNDEFPTDQPAVVTCGLPYANGDLHVGHLRTYVDGDALSRALRRIGQQTAFVSGSDMHGTPVAVNAAEEGVEPREFALDFHETYAETFPQFNIEFDNYGHTDDETNVELTQEFVRSWVANDHVHEKEIEVAWDTEEDQPLPDRYVEGTCPYCGEQARGDECDEGCQRHLEPGEIEDPVSTLTGNPAEYRTREHKFLRLSDFQEYLQGFLDRLEGTDNAQNQPREWIEGELQDLCITRDMDWGVDYPEDVDGGEDLVLYVWVDAPIEYVASTKQYSERVGDDEYDWEGVWTVDGEERHGTEWDDEWTDDNGEIIHVIGRDIIQHHAVFWPAMLRGAGYNEPRAILATGFVGIDGKALSTSRNRAVWADEYLDAGFHPDLFRYYIATGAQIDTDVDFSWDRFQERVNGELVGNVGNFIYRSLLFAERNYDGTPDAAVSDDVRERIEDALDDFEAAVREYDIRELAEIAIELSNYGNEYIQRNEPWNLVDDDPDRAEQVIRDCVQLTKAVAVLMQPVLPGKAERLWGQLGEQGSVADVTLDSALEAPPAEFGEPAELFEQVEDDHIEALNEELQERVAAASDDESDGDGEDAGDEADDGDADAADLQPLVEERISFEDFEGVDMRVGEIRSAEPVEGADKLLRLEVDIGHEVRQVVAGLRQLHDAADLPGTRVILLANMEKAELFGIESNGMVLAAGDEADLLTTHEDAPLGTRIK